The following are encoded together in the Methylomonas methanica MC09 genome:
- a CDS encoding alpha-keto acid decarboxylase family protein — protein MNTVKLETMGQYLLNRLYEAGVKHVFGVPGDYVLGFYDLMEKSPIQHIGTTREDTAAFAADGYARCRGLGALAVTYGVGALNTVNAVAGAYAESSPVIVISGAPGVCEQRDDPLIHHRFGPFTFQREIFERITCATAVLNDPVIAFRQIDHAIASARHYCKPVYIEIPRDLVSVEGYPMPAIAAMEPSGSDKSALSEAVAETMSLLEKSVSPMVIAGIELHRRGLQNRLLELIERARLPVTATLTGKSVIAERHPAYLGIYEGAMSSEHARYMVEQSDLLLMLGVTLNEVDTGIYTAKLDPQHTIRAALNEVVISAHRYPNIALADYLNALVDAVKPSEAGFSAKPGKPVARAFPEPDRPISINRLIERINQALEPETIVVCDVGDCLFAAIDLEVHEQSEFLASGFYTTMGFAVPAALGAQVARPGHRALILVGDGAFQMTGTELSTQARLGLDSIVIVFNNSGYSTERCILEGPFNDIARWRFDRLGEVFGPLQGFDAATEESFESALIQALNNRSMPSIINVHLASDDTSSAMRRLAEHLKSKVQGERPA, from the coding sequence ATGAACACTGTCAAGTTAGAAACCATGGGTCAATATCTGTTAAATCGCCTATACGAAGCGGGGGTTAAGCATGTTTTCGGAGTGCCCGGGGATTACGTATTGGGCTTTTATGATTTGATGGAGAAAAGCCCGATACAGCATATCGGTACCACCCGAGAAGATACGGCGGCCTTTGCGGCGGACGGCTATGCACGTTGCCGGGGTTTGGGGGCGTTGGCAGTCACTTACGGCGTCGGCGCGTTGAACACCGTCAATGCCGTGGCCGGTGCGTATGCGGAATCTTCGCCGGTTATTGTCATTAGCGGTGCGCCGGGGGTGTGCGAACAACGGGACGACCCCTTAATTCACCACCGTTTCGGCCCGTTCACCTTTCAACGCGAAATATTCGAACGTATCACTTGCGCAACGGCTGTGCTCAACGATCCGGTGATTGCGTTTCGGCAAATCGATCATGCCATCGCCTCGGCAAGACACTACTGTAAACCGGTATATATAGAAATTCCCCGCGATTTGGTATCGGTTGAAGGTTACCCTATGCCGGCGATAGCGGCCATGGAACCGTCCGGCAGTGATAAGAGCGCGTTATCCGAAGCTGTCGCGGAAACCATGAGTTTGCTGGAAAAGTCTGTTTCACCGATGGTGATCGCCGGTATTGAGTTGCACAGGCGCGGTTTGCAAAACAGGTTGCTTGAATTGATTGAGCGTGCCCGTCTGCCGGTCACGGCCACCTTAACCGGCAAGTCGGTCATTGCCGAACGGCACCCGGCTTACCTGGGTATCTATGAGGGTGCGATGAGTTCGGAGCACGCCCGCTATATGGTCGAGCAGTCCGACTTGCTGTTGATGCTGGGCGTCACCTTGAACGAGGTCGATACCGGTATTTACACCGCAAAACTCGATCCCCAGCATACGATACGCGCGGCGCTGAACGAGGTGGTGATTAGCGCCCACCGTTACCCCAATATCGCTTTAGCCGATTATTTAAACGCATTGGTTGACGCGGTTAAACCGAGCGAGGCCGGTTTTTCCGCGAAACCCGGTAAACCGGTTGCCCGCGCCTTTCCCGAGCCCGATCGGCCGATCTCCATTAACCGCTTGATCGAGCGGATCAATCAGGCTCTCGAACCGGAAACCATCGTGGTCTGCGATGTCGGCGATTGCCTGTTTGCGGCTATCGATTTGGAGGTGCACGAACAAAGCGAGTTTTTAGCCTCCGGGTTCTATACCACGATGGGGTTCGCGGTTCCCGCGGCGCTGGGCGCGCAAGTGGCCCGGCCGGGACATCGGGCGCTTATTTTAGTCGGCGACGGCGCCTTTCAAATGACCGGCACGGAATTGTCCACGCAAGCCAGATTAGGCCTCGATTCGATTGTGATCGTGTTTAACAATAGCGGTTATAGTACCGAACGTTGCATACTGGAAGGTCCCTTTAACGATATCGCCCGTTGGCGGTTCGACCGCTTGGGCGAAGTGTTCGGACCTTTGCAAGGCTTTGACGCCGCTACGGAAGAATCGTTTGAATCCGCGTTGATACAGGCGTTGAATAACCGTAGCATGCCCAGTATCATCAATGTGCATCTTGCTTCCGACGACACGTCTTCGGCCATGAGGCGGCTGGCGGAGCATTTGAAATCCAAAGTCCAAGGCGAACGTCCTGCTTGA
- a CDS encoding STAS domain-containing protein has product MNLNLEKIKNFSVLTIQDERIDAHNSAKLKEYLLDMIESGDTHIIVQLKHVRFIDSSGLGALLFGHKHMAAKAGQFALTNIQPQVLSMFELTRLTRVFEIYADINEVLTN; this is encoded by the coding sequence ATGAATTTAAATCTGGAAAAAATAAAAAACTTTAGTGTATTAACTATTCAAGACGAAAGAATAGATGCGCACAATTCCGCTAAACTAAAAGAATATCTACTGGATATGATAGAAAGCGGAGATACCCATATAATTGTTCAATTAAAACACGTCCGCTTTATCGATAGTTCAGGCTTGGGGGCATTATTATTCGGCCACAAACATATGGCCGCCAAAGCCGGCCAATTTGCTTTAACCAATATACAACCGCAAGTGCTATCGATGTTCGAACTGACCAGACTTACCCGTGTATTTGAAATTTATGCCGACATAAATGAAGTACTGACTAATTAG
- a CDS encoding ATP-binding protein, translated as MCSSVIQVDVVVPTHTKYLDLIGSIGERIVKELDDFTGDREALAYQLNLVLTEATANVIKHANDAQRKDTVRISIHLRQDVLHIKVYDHGQGFDLDKIPAPDFDHPSESGMGLFFIRSMMDSVTYTRQPECNVLEIIKYLK; from the coding sequence ATGTGTTCCTCAGTGATACAAGTTGACGTTGTTGTTCCTACCCATACCAAATATTTGGATTTAATCGGTAGCATAGGCGAGCGCATTGTCAAAGAGCTGGACGACTTCACGGGCGACAGGGAAGCCCTGGCATATCAATTGAATCTGGTACTGACCGAAGCGACCGCCAACGTCATCAAGCATGCAAACGACGCGCAACGTAAAGACACCGTGCGTATCTCGATACACCTGCGTCAAGACGTATTGCATATTAAAGTGTACGACCACGGCCAGGGATTCGATTTAGACAAAATTCCGGCACCGGATTTCGACCACCCTTCGGAAAGCGGCATGGGGTTGTTTTTTATCCGCTCCATGATGGATTCGGTGACGTATACCCGGCAACCGGAATGCAATGTTTTGGAAATTATCAAATATTTAAAATAA
- a CDS encoding NAD-glutamate dehydrogenase domain-containing protein gives MRKRTRSWLENLRVFAEKTLGKQRGTALIEKYSALFPPDYQALVSPRYAFNDILHLEQLTHPNHQTVSLIKPYANHPYYRLHFYGQCERYLDEFIPILENLNLRVIDQVQFGFSIDGVPATIKSFTIKAATEQCESFNAIKDKLLDTIQAVMALQVENDALNKLVVITGMDWQACDALRTYRNYFLQLEHRTTKDSIHHALVNNPHVARALYDYFEARFRPNPDWRDALIREERVLFPLRLQLLEAMGSVANINDDRILRTLFNLIDATVRSNFHQRRLQDDYFIAIKVNSLGVIDMPAPKPQYEIYVHGVDMEGIHLRGGKVSRGGIRWSDRIDDFRTEILDLMQTQISKNALIIPTGAKGGFVVKNNGGKQDFKEAGKNAYIRLMKGLLDLTDNYQEDTIVSPAGIVVHDDPDPYLVVAADKGTAKFSDIANGVAAEYRFWLGDAFASGGSRGYDHKALGITARGAWECVRRHFREIGKDIQSEPFTVLGVGSMDGDVFGNGMLLSPHIRLLAAFSGQHIFIDPNPPASDEAFNERRRLFELPGSSWNDYDRQLISRGGGVYARSDKDIPVSAEVRKWLGIRYKSIDGEALIQRLLKAPVELLWLGGIGTYVKAGSEKSEDVGDRGNDNVRVDAGELGALVVGEGANLGFTQKARIEYSLAGGRINTDAVDNSAGVDTSDHEVNLKILLTQLHKKNLIDDYQSLFIGMTEAVCRLVLADNYAQSLCLSLEQQRCAENPAAFMQVADRLEAAGFLDRVVESFPQSKEIQARPGQILTRPELAVLMSASKMYLTEQIQNQLEILQGDCCGGYLQAYFPSEFNELYKQHLTSHPLADEIKATVISNYLVNQAGCSFLSQDDDIENGSTLAYVKCYLTFDRVLKARELRTAIYQLDNIIPASSQYQLLLQIENTLSDFSRWAVLHHKSICPDTETVECYNVYLTIYAAYLKQQASENQPDKPSIPGADCIPTELAEKLGFIAQLKDFPFMVSLAITTQQDLIAILKILADINQTFGLNEIQQQLTQIPRRDYWVKTVCNTLQADIHRFSAKMAADILNSQAQNCSDYIQRYINKAQIRYYRKIYLENQKMAPVNLLAYITLIRAFGNMLEM, from the coding sequence ATGCGTAAACGGACTCGATCATGGCTGGAAAACCTGCGGGTTTTCGCTGAAAAAACCTTAGGGAAGCAACGCGGAACAGCGCTTATTGAAAAATATTCCGCGCTATTTCCGCCCGATTATCAAGCTCTGGTTTCTCCACGTTATGCATTCAACGATATTCTGCACTTAGAGCAATTAACCCACCCTAACCATCAAACGGTCTCGTTAATTAAACCCTACGCAAACCATCCCTATTACCGGCTACATTTTTATGGTCAATGCGAACGTTATTTGGATGAGTTTATTCCGATTCTGGAAAACCTGAATTTACGGGTGATTGATCAGGTTCAATTCGGCTTTTCGATTGACGGTGTTCCCGCAACGATTAAAAGTTTCACGATTAAAGCAGCGACGGAACAGTGCGAATCGTTTAATGCCATAAAGGATAAGCTACTGGATACCATACAGGCGGTCATGGCGCTTCAGGTGGAAAATGATGCACTCAACAAATTGGTTGTTATCACCGGTATGGACTGGCAAGCCTGTGATGCGCTGCGTACCTATCGCAACTATTTCCTGCAATTGGAACACCGCACCACAAAAGACAGCATCCATCACGCCCTGGTTAATAACCCCCATGTTGCAAGAGCCCTGTATGACTATTTTGAGGCGCGCTTTCGACCTAACCCGGACTGGCGGGATGCTTTAATTAGAGAGGAACGCGTTTTATTTCCGCTGCGCTTGCAATTACTGGAAGCTATGGGCTCGGTTGCCAACATCAACGACGACCGCATTTTACGCACCCTATTTAATTTGATTGATGCGACGGTAAGAAGCAATTTTCATCAGCGCCGCTTGCAGGACGATTACTTTATTGCCATTAAAGTGAATAGCTTGGGGGTTATCGATATGCCGGCTCCCAAACCGCAGTACGAAATTTATGTACATGGCGTCGACATGGAAGGCATTCATTTAAGAGGCGGAAAGGTGTCGCGCGGCGGTATTCGCTGGTCGGACCGCATCGACGATTTCAGAACCGAAATTCTGGACCTGATGCAAACCCAAATCAGCAAAAACGCTCTGATCATTCCTACCGGGGCCAAGGGCGGGTTTGTGGTCAAAAACAATGGCGGTAAACAAGATTTCAAAGAAGCCGGCAAAAATGCCTATATCCGGCTTATGAAGGGACTATTGGATTTAACCGATAACTATCAGGAAGATACTATCGTCAGCCCTGCCGGCATCGTGGTACATGACGACCCCGACCCTTATCTGGTGGTGGCCGCCGACAAAGGCACCGCCAAATTTTCCGACATCGCCAACGGGGTGGCGGCAGAATACCGATTTTGGCTCGGCGACGCGTTTGCCAGCGGCGGCTCCCGCGGATACGACCATAAAGCGCTTGGCATTACGGCACGCGGTGCTTGGGAATGCGTGCGCAGGCATTTCCGCGAGATCGGCAAGGACATTCAAAGCGAACCGTTTACGGTTCTCGGTGTGGGCAGCATGGATGGCGACGTGTTCGGTAACGGCATGCTGCTGTCGCCCCACATACGCCTGCTGGCGGCATTCAGCGGCCAACATATTTTTATCGACCCCAATCCACCCGCCTCAGACGAGGCATTTAATGAACGCCGGCGCCTGTTCGAATTGCCGGGGTCCAGTTGGAACGATTACGACCGCCAGCTGATTTCCCGCGGCGGCGGCGTATATGCCCGTAGCGATAAAGACATTCCGGTTTCCGCCGAAGTAAGAAAGTGGCTGGGCATACGCTACAAATCGATTGACGGCGAGGCGCTGATCCAACGCTTGCTAAAAGCACCCGTCGAATTGTTGTGGCTGGGCGGCATTGGCACTTATGTCAAGGCCGGCTCGGAAAAATCGGAAGACGTGGGCGACCGCGGCAACGACAATGTGCGCGTGGATGCCGGCGAGTTGGGTGCCTTGGTGGTGGGCGAAGGCGCCAACTTGGGTTTCACCCAAAAAGCCCGTATCGAATACAGCCTGGCGGGCGGCAGAATTAACACCGACGCAGTGGATAACTCGGCGGGCGTCGATACCTCCGATCACGAAGTCAATTTAAAAATACTGCTGACTCAGCTGCACAAAAAAAACCTGATCGACGACTACCAAAGCTTATTTATCGGCATGACGGAAGCGGTTTGCCGGTTGGTACTGGCCGATAATTACGCGCAAAGCCTGTGCCTGTCATTAGAGCAGCAACGTTGCGCGGAAAACCCGGCGGCATTCATGCAGGTAGCGGACCGGCTGGAAGCGGCCGGTTTTTTAGATCGGGTCGTGGAATCGTTCCCGCAAAGCAAGGAAATTCAGGCTCGGCCGGGACAAATCCTTACCCGTCCGGAACTGGCCGTCTTAATGTCCGCCAGTAAAATGTATCTGACCGAGCAAATTCAAAATCAACTGGAAATATTACAAGGCGATTGTTGCGGAGGATATTTGCAGGCTTATTTTCCAAGCGAATTCAACGAACTCTATAAACAGCACTTGACCAGCCACCCGCTGGCCGATGAAATTAAAGCGACCGTGATAAGCAATTATCTGGTTAATCAAGCAGGCTGTAGCTTCTTAAGCCAGGATGACGACATTGAAAACGGCAGCACGCTCGCCTATGTTAAATGCTATTTAACCTTTGACCGGGTATTGAAAGCGCGAGAATTAAGAACGGCGATTTATCAATTAGACAACATAATTCCCGCCAGCTCGCAATATCAACTATTGCTACAAATCGAAAACACCCTGTCCGATTTTTCCCGCTGGGCGGTACTGCATCATAAGAGTATTTGTCCCGATACTGAAACTGTCGAATGCTATAACGTTTATTTAACTATTTATGCCGCTTATTTAAAACAGCAAGCTTCTGAAAATCAACCCGACAAACCGAGTATTCCGGGAGCGGACTGTATTCCGACAGAATTGGCGGAAAAACTGGGATTTATCGCTCAGCTTAAGGATTTCCCTTTTATGGTTTCACTGGCGATAACCACGCAACAAGATTTAATCGCCATATTGAAGATATTGGCGGATATCAATCAAACCTTCGGGTTAAATGAAATACAACAGCAGCTGACGCAAATACCGAGACGGGATTATTGGGTAAAAACCGTCTGCAATACGCTACAAGCGGATATACACCGGTTTAGCGCCAAAATGGCCGCTGATATATTAAATAGCCAAGCACAAAACTGTTCGGACTATATTCAACGTTATATCAACAAAGCCCAAATTAGATACTATAGAAAAATTTACCTGGAAAACCAAAAGATGGCCCCGGTCAACTTATTGGCCTATATTACCTTGATCCGCGCATTCGGTAACATGTTGGAAATGTGA
- a CDS encoding TonB-dependent receptor, whose amino-acid sequence MNKVAMGLLPWFAMMPLVEAIADQIAGNNEALESVEVVAVSPIQFGGVDIKKIPAHVQTVSSEQLQEAQALSLADYMNRYLGGVNINDAQNNPLQPDVQYRGFSASPLMGLPQGLAVYVNGIRFNEPFGDMINWDLIPQGAIQSMALQPASNPAFGLNALGGSIGIKTKTGFSAPGHGFEAQGGSWDRHSEEITSGWNNGTWGYFLDGNYFSEAGWRDHSDTEAKRGFGTLSWRGVESSLDLSIAGTDNTLRGNGALPQEMLAFGRDQVFTHPDITRNRMLLVSLAGDTWLNSQNQLSGTMYYRRNKISTYNGDGSEFGTCVAPDDAFLCQETDGELADEGLIDLAGNNVQALDSLQGGTINTSTTLQQSFGFALQDAFEHEIFGRHNHLVGGASFDYGNAQYHADTQLGSLTSDRGVAVGGVFLQDAHVRLTSETDHYGLYLTDTYSLTDKLDITVAGRYNQSHIKLRDHFGADLNGSHAFDRFNPAAGLTYTFMPELTYYGNYSESSRVPTPMELSCANPDDPCRLPNAFVSDPPLKQVVANTFETGLRGRISHLLDGYMDWNLGLFRAINNNDIIFKSTGGVGSNVGYFDNVGSTLRQGVELDLSGNFYQRWRWSTHYTFIDASFETAFLGSSPNNPAADANGNIQVQAGDKIPGIPAHQFKFSTDYDLLPEWTLGFDMNYNSSQYLRGDEANLTDKLPAFVVFNLRSEYRFNPHVALFGRVNNLFDRDYANFGTWGNTGDVLDGVGLPGDQKSRFVGVAAPRAAWIGIRLTL is encoded by the coding sequence ATGAATAAAGTTGCCATGGGCCTTCTGCCTTGGTTTGCGATGATGCCTTTAGTCGAGGCGATTGCCGATCAAATTGCCGGTAACAATGAAGCGCTGGAAAGTGTGGAAGTGGTGGCGGTGTCGCCGATTCAATTCGGTGGCGTGGATATCAAAAAAATTCCGGCCCATGTGCAAACCGTGTCCTCCGAGCAATTGCAAGAAGCGCAGGCGCTGTCGTTGGCGGATTATATGAATCGCTATTTGGGCGGTGTGAATATCAATGATGCGCAAAATAATCCGCTACAGCCCGATGTGCAGTACCGCGGTTTTAGCGCTTCTCCCTTGATGGGCTTACCGCAGGGATTGGCGGTGTATGTGAATGGTATTCGCTTCAACGAACCGTTCGGCGACATGATCAATTGGGATTTGATCCCGCAAGGCGCGATTCAAAGCATGGCCTTGCAGCCGGCTTCCAATCCGGCCTTTGGTTTAAATGCCCTGGGCGGCTCCATAGGCATCAAAACCAAAACCGGTTTTTCCGCACCCGGTCATGGTTTTGAAGCTCAAGGCGGTTCGTGGGACAGGCATTCCGAGGAGATTACCAGCGGTTGGAATAACGGTACCTGGGGTTACTTTCTGGATGGCAATTATTTTTCCGAGGCCGGTTGGCGCGACCATTCCGATACCGAAGCCAAGCGCGGTTTTGGGACCTTGAGCTGGCGAGGTGTCGAGTCCAGTCTGGATTTAAGCATTGCCGGTACCGACAACACCTTGCGCGGCAATGGCGCTCTGCCGCAGGAAATGTTGGCTTTCGGCCGTGATCAGGTGTTTACTCATCCGGACATCACCCGTAACCGCATGCTGTTGGTGTCTCTGGCCGGCGATACTTGGCTGAACAGCCAGAACCAGTTGTCCGGTACGATGTATTATCGCCGCAATAAAATCAGCACCTATAACGGGGATGGTAGCGAGTTTGGTACATGCGTGGCGCCCGATGATGCATTTTTGTGTCAGGAGACCGATGGCGAACTGGCCGATGAAGGCTTGATCGATTTGGCCGGCAACAATGTCCAGGCCTTGGATTCTCTGCAAGGCGGCACTATCAATACCAGTACCACCTTGCAGCAATCCTTCGGTTTTGCTTTGCAGGACGCGTTCGAGCACGAAATATTCGGTCGCCACAATCATCTGGTGGGCGGCGCCAGTTTTGATTACGGCAATGCGCAATACCACGCCGATACCCAGTTGGGCTCGCTAACGTCCGATCGCGGTGTGGCCGTCGGCGGGGTTTTTCTGCAAGATGCCCATGTACGTTTGACGTCCGAAACCGATCATTACGGTCTGTATTTGACCGACACCTATTCCCTGACCGACAAACTGGATATTACGGTGGCCGGGCGCTATAACCAAAGCCATATCAAACTGCGTGATCATTTCGGTGCCGACCTGAACGGTTCGCATGCATTCGACCGCTTTAACCCGGCCGCCGGTTTGACCTATACCTTTATGCCGGAATTGACCTATTACGGCAATTACAGCGAATCGTCCCGGGTGCCGACGCCGATGGAGTTAAGCTGTGCAAACCCTGACGACCCTTGCCGCCTGCCGAATGCCTTCGTATCCGACCCGCCTTTGAAACAAGTGGTGGCCAATACCTTTGAAACCGGTCTGCGCGGCCGGATCAGCCATTTGCTGGACGGTTATATGGACTGGAATCTGGGCTTGTTTCGCGCCATCAACAACAACGACATTATTTTCAAGAGCACCGGCGGCGTGGGTAGCAATGTCGGTTATTTCGATAATGTCGGTTCCACGTTGCGCCAGGGCGTGGAATTGGATTTGTCCGGTAATTTTTATCAGCGCTGGCGCTGGTCGACCCATTACACCTTTATCGATGCCAGTTTTGAAACGGCGTTTCTGGGCTCAAGTCCTAATAATCCGGCGGCGGATGCAAACGGCAATATTCAGGTACAAGCAGGCGATAAGATTCCGGGAATTCCCGCGCATCAATTCAAGTTCAGTACCGATTACGACCTATTGCCGGAATGGACACTGGGTTTCGATATGAACTACAACAGCTCGCAATACCTGCGCGGCGACGAAGCCAATTTGACGGATAAATTACCGGCGTTTGTGGTGTTTAATTTACGTAGCGAATATCGCTTTAATCCGCATGTCGCTTTGTTCGGACGGGTCAATAATCTGTTCGATCGCGACTACGCCAACTTCGGAACCTGGGGCAATACCGGCGACGTGTTGGACGGCGTCGGCTTGCCGGGGGACCAGAAAAGCCGGTTCGTCGGCGTGGCCGCGCCGCGAGCGGCCTGGATAGGTATTCGTTTGACCCTGTAG
- the rnd gene encoding ribonuclease D, with amino-acid sequence MTIQYIDRPEQLPLLCEHIQQEPWIALDTEFLREKTYYPKFCLLQIAAPGWVACVDPLAIDDLSPLFDVIYNPEIVKVLHSCRQDLEIFFQITGRIPGPIFDTQIAAPLLGFQENPGYAMLVSSFLNINLSKAHTRTDWTQRPLSEDQIQYAADDVIYLCKIYTTMCEQLEKLGRLDWLESDFALLNNAELYQLSPENAWLKIRGKNKLTGRQLSILQSLSEWREQTAQTENKPRNWLFPDDMLLELAKLQPVTLADLGKIRNINERSVNRYGKTLCELIDVARQRPPKPLTEKDRAGKKTQQHEAVMDVLSAVVRIRAEQNSLNPVILATRKELEQLVFGDPDCPLLHGWRYNMAGQELQGLLQGQYSLSLTPDSVAITPVSAQ; translated from the coding sequence ATGACTATTCAATACATCGACCGCCCCGAACAACTGCCCCTTTTATGCGAACACATTCAACAAGAACCCTGGATTGCGCTCGACACCGAATTCCTCCGCGAAAAAACCTATTATCCTAAGTTTTGTTTGCTGCAAATTGCCGCGCCCGGCTGGGTTGCCTGCGTCGACCCCTTGGCCATCGACGATCTGTCCCCGCTATTCGACGTGATCTACAATCCTGAAATCGTTAAAGTTCTACATTCGTGCCGCCAGGATCTGGAAATTTTTTTCCAAATCACCGGCCGCATACCCGGCCCTATTTTCGACACCCAAATAGCGGCGCCCTTGCTGGGTTTTCAGGAAAATCCAGGCTATGCCATGCTGGTTTCCAGTTTTTTGAATATCAATCTCAGCAAAGCCCACACCCGTACCGACTGGACGCAACGTCCGTTGAGCGAAGACCAGATTCAATACGCGGCCGACGACGTCATCTATTTGTGCAAGATTTACACGACGATGTGCGAACAACTGGAAAAACTGGGCCGCCTGGACTGGCTGGAAAGCGACTTTGCGCTGCTGAACAATGCCGAGCTGTACCAACTGTCTCCGGAAAATGCCTGGCTGAAAATCCGCGGCAAAAACAAGCTCACCGGGCGGCAGCTGTCTATTCTCCAAAGCTTGAGCGAATGGCGGGAACAGACAGCCCAGACCGAAAACAAGCCGCGCAATTGGTTGTTTCCGGACGATATGCTGCTGGAACTGGCCAAGCTGCAACCCGTCACGTTGGCGGATTTGGGCAAAATCAGAAACATCAACGAGCGTAGCGTCAACCGTTACGGCAAAACCCTATGCGAGCTAATCGACGTCGCCCGTCAACGCCCACCCAAACCTTTGACCGAGAAAGACAGGGCCGGTAAAAAAACCCAACAGCATGAAGCTGTTATGGATGTATTGAGTGCCGTCGTGCGTATCCGCGCCGAACAAAACTCGCTTAATCCGGTGATACTGGCTACCCGCAAGGAACTGGAACAACTGGTTTTTGGCGACCCTGACTGTCCGCTGCTGCACGGCTGGCGTTATAACATGGCGGGACAAGAACTGCAGGGTTTGCTGCAAGGACAATACAGTCTTAGCCTGACGCCCGATTCGGTGGCGATTACGCCGGTTAGCGCGCAATAA